From Coffea arabica cultivar ET-39 chromosome 9c, Coffea Arabica ET-39 HiFi, whole genome shotgun sequence, one genomic window encodes:
- the LOC113708645 gene encoding protein THYLAKOID ASSEMBLY 8-like, chloroplastic: MNSGMTQISHSPTASRLNSAWIGNGNLITHGLGGEAANNSNGRKNRNNALVTTMRDRSNNRKPLQKGRNLSIEAIQTVQALKRARATSSCPLEPALETTFRRLLKLDMIAVLRELIRQNQCYLALKVFEEIQEEYWYRPQISLYAELVSLLGSNGLLEEVELLFIKLKKEPCLEPDINGFNALLEILANFNLTGLAELLDAI, from the exons ATGAATTCAGGTATGACCCAGATATCGCACTCGCCCACTGCCAGCAGGCTTAATTCCGCTTGGATTGGGAATGGGAATTTAATTACGCATGGGCTAGGGGGAGAAGCAGCAAACAATAGCAATGGTAGAAAGAATAGAAACAATGCACTTGTAACCACCATGAGAGACAGAAGCAATAACAGGAAGCCGCTGCAGAAAGGCCGGAATCTCAGCATCGAAGCCATTCAAACGGTTCAGGCACTCAAGCGGGCCAGAGCCACTAGTAGTTGTCCGCTGGAGCCTGCCCTTGAGACCACCTTTAGGCGTTTGCTCAAGCTCGATATGATAGCCGTTCTTCGCGAACTCATTCGCCAGAACCAGTGTTATTTGGCTCTTAAG GTTTTCGAAGAAATTCAGGAGGAGTATTGGTATAGGCCTCAAATATCACTGTATGCTGAATTGGTCTCACTTTTGGGAAGCAATGGATTGCTTGAAGAGGTTGAactacttttcattaaattgaaGAAGGAACCTTGTTTAGAGCCTGATATTAACGGCTTTAATGCATTGCTGGAGATTTTAGCAAATTTCAACCTCACTGGACTAGCA GAGCTGCTAGATGCAATCTGA
- the LOC113708851 gene encoding glutamate--tRNA ligase, chloroplastic/mitochondrial, with translation MASLAGTGTPLLRARVIPLQEIAVVPIPMLRSSFYLLYNYNKDISSSKKNCGYPGNGRLTRRCLSMSAAHAGSPPGDSQVRVRFAPSPTGNLHVGGARTALFNYLFARSKGGKFIIRIEDTDLDRSTKESEEAVLRDLSWLGLEWDEGPGVGGNYGPYRQSERNSLYKHYAEKLLQSGHVYRCFCSNEELEKMKEIAKLKQLPPVYTGKWANATDEEVQEELSKGKPYTCRFRVPKEGKLKINDLIRGEVSWNLDTLGDFVIMRSNGQPVYNFCVTVDDASMAISHVIRAEEHLPNTLRQALIYKALGFSMPYFAHVSLILAPDRSKLSKRHGATSVGQFREMGYLPQAMVNYLALLGWGDGSENEFFTLEQLVQKFTIERVNKSGAIFDVTKLRWMNGLHLRSLPTGEVIKLIGERWKSNGILTESEGLIVEEAFHLLKDGIDLITDSDKVLSSLLSYPLYATLTSAECKSVIDDGLPDVAASLLAAFDGGELLGALEEGQSGWQKWVKSFGKSLKRKGKSLFMPLRVLLTGKLHGPDMGSTVLLLYKAGKAGAVASQVEFLTLDQRCNLLREIEWTSFQRDQPVLQSATGVP, from the exons ATGGCAAGTTTGGCGGGGACAGGGACGCCGTTGTTGAGAGCGAGGGTGATTCCGCTACAAGAGATAGCAGTAGTTCCTATTCCTATGCTCCGGTCATCATTCTACTTGCTTTATAATTACAACAAAGATATTTCTTCTAGTAAGAAGAACTGTGGTTATCCTGGAAACGGAAGATTAACAAGAAGGTGTTTGTCAATGTCGGCGGCCCACGCAGGGTCACCACCCGGGGATTCCCAAGTCCGTGTGCGTTTCGCACCGTCGCCCACTGGAAATCTTCACGTTGGAGGGGCCAGAACAGCTCTCTTCAACTATTTGTTCGCTAGGTCTAAAGGCGGCAAGTTTATCATTCGGATTGAGGATACTGACTTGGATCGATCCACAAAAGAATCTGAAGAAGCTGTTCTTCGAGATCTTTCTTGGCTTGGCCTTGAATGGGATGAag GCCCTGGTGTTGGAGGGAACTATGGTCCCTATCGCCAGTCTGAAAGAAATTCTCTCTACAAGCACTACGCTGAGAAGCTTTTACAGTCTGGTCATGTTTATCGCTGCTTTTGTTCTAATGAG GAACTAGAAAAGATGAAGGAGATTGCGAAGCTAAAGCAATTGCCACCAGTTTACACTGGGAAGTGGGCCAATGCCACTGATGAGGAAGTGCAAGAGGAGTTGTCGAAGGGGAAACCCTATACATGTAGGTTTCGAGTGCcgaaagaaggaaagttgaaaATAAATGACCTTATCCGTGGTGAG GTTAGTTGGAACTTGGACACATTGGGAGATTTTGTCATTATGAGAAGTAATGGACAACCTGTGTACAATTTTTGTGTCACAGTTGATGATGCATCTATGGCTATCTCTCATGTTATTAG AGCAGAAGAACATTTACCCAATACTTTAAGACAAGCACTAATTTACAAG GCTCTGGGTTTTTCAATGCCTTATTTTGCACATGTTTCTTTAATTCTTGCTCCTGATAGGAGCAAACTCTCCAAGCGTCATGGTGCAACTTCAGTGGGTCAG TTCAGGGAGATGGGATACTTACCTCAGGCAATGGTCAATTACCTTGCGCTGTTGGGCTGGGGTGATGGCTCTGAGAATGAATTTTTCACCCTTGAACAACTTG TTCAAAAATTTACAATTGAGCGTGTTAACAAAAGTGGGGCGATATTTGATGTGACCAAGCTCAG GTGGATGAATGGTCTGCATTTGAGATCTCTTCCAACTGGGGAAGTAATCAAACTGATTGGTGAACGTTGGAAGAGTAATGGTATCCTCACCGAATCAGAGGGGCTCATTGTGGAA GAAGCTTTTCACCTCCTGAAGGATGGAATTGACCTGATAACAGATTCAGACAAGGTTCTTTCAAGCTTGCTGTCATATCCTCTATATGCAACATTGACAAG TGCTGAGTGTAAATCTGTTATCGATGATGGGCTCCCCGATGTTGCTGCTAGCTTGTTGGCAGCCTTTGATGGCGGTGAGCTGCTTGGTGCCTTGGAAGAAGGCCAATCAGGGTGGCAGAAGTGGGTAAAGAGCTTTGGTAAATCACTGAAACGCAAG GGAAAATCTCTTTTTATGCCCCTCCGGGTGTTGCTAACTGGGAAGCTCCATGGACCTGACATGGGATCTACAGTCCTTTTACTCTACAAGGCAGGGAAGGCTGGTGCTGTAGCATCACAAGTTGAGTTTTTGACATTAGATCAAAGGTGTAATTTGCTGAGAGAGATTGAATGGACGTCCTTTCAAAGGGATCAGCCTGTGTTGCAGTCGGCTACCGGTGTTCCTTAA